The following are encoded together in the Phycisphaerae bacterium genome:
- a CDS encoding YifB family Mg chelatase-like AAA ATPase: MLAKVHSVTLSGIESIECEVEVDVSSKGYSGVNIVGLPDAAVKESIDRIKAALINCGYMFPRHKTLINLAPADVRKEGPSFDLPIAIGLLAADGQIEAALLKEYMVAGELALDGRLRPIRGALSTAMLAAENGYRGLVLPRENAKEAAVVESIEAVGVGNLTEAVGFLTEQLPLEPARVDLERLFDVASHYEQDFADVKGQEHAKRALTIAAAGSHNVLMIGPPGSGKTMLAHRLPTVLPELTLAEALETTRIYSAVGLLKNNRPLVGTRPVRLPHHSASPVALVGGSNPPQPGEISLAHNGVLFLDELPEFQRATLETIRQPLEDGEVTIARAQASSTFPARFMLVAAMNPCPCGYFGHPRKPCRCSPARIEKYVSKISGPLLDRIDIHIEVPPVELDRLRATPSGDSSAVIRERVNRARRIQQQRFADRPGTTNARMTTRLLRTHCKLDQTCETILRSAVQELGLSARAHDKVLRVARTIADLEGSEHLKAEHVAEAIQYRRLDRAS; encoded by the coding sequence AGCGTCACCCTCAGCGGCATCGAGTCGATCGAGTGCGAAGTCGAGGTGGACGTCTCGTCCAAAGGGTACTCGGGGGTCAACATCGTCGGTCTGCCGGACGCCGCGGTCAAGGAGAGCATCGACCGGATCAAGGCGGCCCTGATCAACTGCGGGTATATGTTTCCGCGGCACAAGACGCTGATCAACCTGGCCCCAGCCGACGTGCGAAAGGAGGGCCCGTCGTTCGATCTGCCGATCGCGATCGGCCTGCTCGCGGCGGATGGGCAGATTGAAGCCGCCCTGCTCAAGGAGTACATGGTAGCCGGCGAACTGGCCCTCGACGGGCGGCTCCGTCCGATCCGCGGGGCCCTTTCGACGGCGATGCTCGCGGCCGAGAACGGCTATCGCGGCTTGGTGCTGCCGCGCGAAAACGCCAAAGAGGCGGCGGTGGTCGAGAGCATTGAAGCCGTCGGCGTGGGCAACCTGACCGAGGCGGTGGGGTTCCTGACCGAACAGCTCCCGCTGGAACCGGCGCGGGTCGATCTGGAACGGCTTTTCGACGTGGCCAGCCACTACGAACAGGACTTCGCCGACGTCAAAGGCCAGGAACATGCTAAACGCGCGCTGACCATCGCGGCGGCGGGAAGCCATAACGTTTTGATGATCGGGCCGCCCGGGTCGGGCAAGACGATGCTGGCCCATCGGCTGCCGACCGTGCTGCCGGAACTGACGCTGGCTGAGGCCCTGGAAACCACGCGGATATACTCAGCCGTCGGGCTGCTCAAGAACAACCGTCCGCTGGTCGGCACCCGTCCGGTGCGGCTGCCGCACCACTCAGCCTCGCCGGTGGCCCTGGTCGGCGGGAGCAATCCGCCCCAGCCGGGCGAAATCAGCCTGGCCCACAATGGCGTGCTGTTCCTCGACGAGTTGCCCGAGTTTCAGCGGGCCACGCTCGAAACGATCCGCCAGCCGCTGGAGGACGGCGAGGTGACCATCGCGCGGGCCCAGGCCTCCTCGACCTTCCCAGCCCGATTCATGCTCGTGGCGGCGATGAACCCCTGTCCGTGCGGCTATTTCGGCCATCCGCGAAAGCCCTGCCGGTGCTCTCCGGCCCGGATCGAAAAGTACGTCAGCAAGATCTCCGGGCCGCTGCTGGACCGAATCGATATTCACATCGAAGTCCCGCCGGTCGAACTGGACCGCCTGCGGGCGACGCCGTCCGGCGACAGCTCAGCGGTCATTCGCGAGCGGGTCAATCGGGCCCGCCGCATCCAGCAGCAGCGGTTCGCCGATCGGCCGGGAACCACCAACGCCCGCATGACCACCCGGCTGCTGCGGACCCACTGCAAGCTCGATCAGACGTGCGAGACCATCCTGCGCTCGGCTGTCCAGGAACTGGGCCTCTCAGCGAGGGCACACGACAAGGTTTTGCGGGTCGCGCGGACTATCGCCGACCTCGAGGGCAGCGAGCACCTGAAGGCCGAACACGTCGCCGAGGCCATCCAATATCGCCGGCTCGACCGGGCAAGCTGA